In Pseudomonas sp. GCEP-101, one DNA window encodes the following:
- a CDS encoding GTP-binding protein — MKEYKILFTGTMGAGKTTAIAAISDIEPISTDVQNNDPSVDKARTTVGLDYGEVLLGPDERLRLYGTPGQARFAFMWGILARGALGLVILIDNSRPDPLGDLRVYLDGFAECIGQAPCVVGVGRLPGHPHPGLDDYAAALAQAGCSFPVVEVDVREAEQVRLLLDLLLLQLECTAA, encoded by the coding sequence ATGAAGGAGTACAAGATTCTCTTCACCGGCACCATGGGCGCCGGCAAGACCACCGCCATCGCGGCGATCAGCGATATCGAGCCGATCAGCACCGATGTGCAGAACAACGACCCCAGCGTCGACAAGGCGCGCACCACGGTCGGCCTGGATTACGGCGAAGTGCTGCTCGGCCCGGACGAACGCCTGCGCCTGTACGGCACCCCCGGCCAGGCCCGCTTCGCCTTCATGTGGGGCATCCTCGCCCGCGGTGCGCTGGGGCTGGTGATCCTGATCGACAACTCGCGGCCCGATCCACTGGGCGATCTGCGCGTCTACCTCGACGGCTTCGCCGAGTGCATTGGCCAGGCACCCTGCGTGGTCGGCGTCGGTCGGCTGCCGGGCCATCCTCATCCTGGCCTGGATGACTACGCGGCGGCGCTGGCGCAGGCCGGGTGCAGCTTCCCGGTGGTTGAGGTGGACGTCCGCGAAGCCGAGCAGGTGCGCCTGCTACTCGACCTGCTCCTGCTGCAACTGGAATGCACGGCGGCCTGA
- a CDS encoding roadblock/LC7 domain-containing protein yields MEHALMSLPDRLRHDAEQALDELGASLGRLSAAVIATTDGFEVASRAGKGLEVSKLAAMACSISALGAMVGQESEVGPHQNVIVEASEGYIVIVDIPHPSHPMILNLVADREEMLGQVLYQAKRTATRLADLSLAG; encoded by the coding sequence ATGGAACATGCCCTGATGAGCCTGCCCGACAGGCTGCGCCACGACGCCGAACAGGCACTGGACGAGCTCGGCGCGAGCCTCGGCCGGCTGAGCGCCGCGGTGATCGCCACCACAGACGGCTTCGAAGTGGCCTCCCGCGCCGGCAAGGGACTGGAGGTTTCCAAGCTGGCGGCAATGGCCTGCTCGATCTCGGCCCTCGGCGCCATGGTCGGCCAGGAAAGCGAGGTCGGCCCGCACCAGAACGTGATCGTCGAGGCGAGCGAAGGCTACATCGTCATCGTCGACATCCCACATCCAAGCCACCCGATGATCCTCAACCTGGTGGCCGACCGTGAGGAGATGCTCGGCCAGGTGCTCTACCAGGCCAAACGCACCGCCACGCGGCTGGCGGATCTGTCGCTGGCCGGCTGA
- a CDS encoding FAD/NAD(P)-binding protein translates to MEHIAIIGSGFCGTALAIQLLRGAKGPLRLSLINRSGRLARGLAYGTRSVSHILNVPAERMSLFPDQPSDFLEFARKQMPEAKPGDFLPRRFYGDYLQDRLGHAIAEAAPGVRFSSLCQQVLELTEHGDHLRLLLDDGQPLDSQNVIIATGNFAPATPGPLKMLEDDPRYLRDPWAPGALERIPPHANVLLLGTGLTMYDMALALQDQGHRGPLLALSRRALLPQAHRDNASHPVLPDLPQAFLREMGLNERLRGLRRLIRQAAEDGHDWRDVVAALRPVTPQLWQSLNDAERGRFLRHLQTYWDVHRHRAAPPVAKRIDDLRNSGQLRVQAGRVLAAKAAENGIELDIRPRGARHSQQQRVDYLINCTGPCTNLRTVNEPLLCGLLDRGVIRQDRQGLGLDTDSAFRLLDAHGKANPHLFLLSPMLRASHWEATAVPELRGHAARLAELLLA, encoded by the coding sequence ATGGAACACATCGCCATCATCGGCAGCGGATTCTGCGGCACGGCACTGGCCATCCAGTTGCTGCGCGGCGCCAAGGGGCCGTTGCGCCTCAGCCTGATCAATCGCTCAGGGCGCCTTGCCCGCGGCCTGGCCTACGGCACCCGCTCCGTGAGCCATATCCTCAATGTGCCGGCCGAGCGCATGAGCCTGTTCCCGGATCAGCCCTCGGATTTTCTCGAATTCGCCCGCAAGCAGATGCCCGAGGCGAAACCCGGCGACTTCCTGCCGCGCCGTTTCTACGGTGACTACCTCCAGGACCGCCTCGGCCACGCTATCGCCGAAGCCGCACCGGGGGTGCGCTTCAGCAGCCTCTGCCAACAGGTGCTGGAACTGACCGAGCACGGTGATCACCTGCGCCTGCTGCTCGACGACGGCCAGCCGCTGGACAGCCAGAACGTGATCATCGCCACGGGCAACTTCGCACCGGCCACCCCCGGCCCGCTCAAGATGCTCGAGGATGACCCGCGTTATCTGCGCGACCCCTGGGCACCTGGCGCCCTGGAACGCATCCCCCCGCATGCCAATGTGCTGCTGCTGGGCACCGGGTTGACCATGTACGACATGGCCCTCGCCCTCCAGGACCAGGGGCACCGTGGCCCTCTGTTGGCGCTTTCGCGCCGCGCGCTGCTGCCACAGGCACACCGGGACAACGCCAGCCATCCCGTGCTGCCCGATCTGCCGCAGGCCTTCCTTCGGGAGATGGGCCTGAACGAGCGGCTGCGCGGCTTGCGCCGGTTGATCCGCCAGGCAGCCGAAGATGGCCACGACTGGCGCGACGTGGTCGCCGCGCTGCGCCCAGTCACCCCGCAGCTCTGGCAATCGCTGAACGACGCCGAGCGCGGCCGCTTCCTGCGCCATCTGCAAACCTACTGGGATGTCCATCGGCACCGTGCCGCGCCGCCGGTGGCCAAGCGTATCGACGACTTGCGCAACAGCGGCCAATTGCGCGTGCAGGCTGGCCGAGTGCTGGCCGCCAAGGCGGCAGAAAACGGCATCGAACTGGACATTCGCCCACGCGGCGCCAGGCATTCGCAACAGCAGCGCGTCGATTACCTGATCAACTGCACCGGCCCCTGCACCAACCTGCGCACCGTGAACGAGCCGCTGCTGTGCGGCCTGCTTGACCGCGGCGTCATCCGCCAGGACCGGCAAGGCCTGGGGCTGGACACCGACAGCGCATTCCGCCTGCTGGACGCCCACGGCAAGGCCAACCCCCACCTCTTCCTGCTGAGCCCGATGCTGCGCGCCAGCCATTGGGAAGCCACCGCGGTGCCGGAACTGCGCGGCCATGCCGCGCGACTGGCCGAACTGTTGCTGGCCTGA
- a CDS encoding YggL family protein, whose amino-acid sequence MKYLTPEQMAKPRKRRLLKKLRLGEFQEFGFSLEVNYTGDLDDVLDQWIAFVESEGWVFVGGATEEGEFTGYLCLNAVGSLTEADRETTRLWLEKQSWAKSFELGELSDCWHGLFE is encoded by the coding sequence ATGAAATACCTCACCCCCGAACAGATGGCCAAACCGCGCAAGCGCCGCCTCCTCAAGAAGCTGCGCCTGGGCGAATTCCAGGAATTCGGCTTCAGCCTGGAAGTGAACTACACCGGCGATCTGGACGACGTGCTCGACCAGTGGATCGCCTTCGTCGAGTCCGAGGGCTGGGTCTTCGTCGGCGGCGCCACCGAAGAGGGCGAATTCACCGGCTACCTGTGCCTGAACGCCGTCGGCAGCCTCACCGAAGCCGACCGCGAAACCACCCGCCTGTGGCTGGAAAAGCAGTCCTGGGCCAAGTCCTTCGAACTGGGCGAGCTGAGCGACTGCTGGCACGGCCTGTTCGAGTAA
- a CDS encoding GFA family protein codes for MNPLLQGSCHCGSLAVRTELSHDPADYTPRACDCDFCRKHGAAYISDAQGQLAIHCRSAADSLRYRQGSGTVEFLLCRRCGVLTAALWEDAGKTYAALNVQILDNPATLGAPQPASPRQLPLNERKERWRKLWFADVRITRDTTD; via the coding sequence ATGAACCCTCTGCTTCAAGGAAGCTGCCACTGCGGCAGCCTGGCTGTCCGCACCGAACTCAGCCACGATCCAGCCGACTACACCCCGCGAGCCTGCGACTGCGATTTCTGCCGCAAACACGGCGCCGCCTACATTTCCGACGCGCAAGGCCAACTAGCCATCCACTGCCGGTCGGCCGCTGACTCGCTGCGCTATCGCCAGGGCAGCGGCACCGTCGAATTCCTTCTGTGCCGCCGCTGCGGCGTGCTGACTGCCGCGCTCTGGGAGGACGCCGGGAAAACCTACGCTGCACTCAACGTCCAGATACTGGATAATCCCGCCACCCTGGGCGCGCCCCAACCGGCCTCGCCACGCCAATTGCCGCTGAATGAGCGCAAGGAGCGCTGGCGCAAGCTATGGTTCGCCGATGTGCGTATCACCCGGGACACCACGGATTGA
- the metH gene encoding methionine synthase: MIDRAARLQALQQALKERILILDGGMGTMIQSYKLQEEDYRGARFADWPSDVKGNNDLLLLSRPDVIQAIEKAYLDAGADILETNTFNATRVSQADYGMEELAYEMNVEGARLAREVADAKTAENPAKPRFVAGVLGPTSRTCSISPDVNDPGFRNVTFDELVENYSEATRGLIEGGADLILIETIFDTLNAKAAIFAVQGVYEELGVELPIMISGTITDASGRTLSGQTTEAFWNSVRHANPISVGLNCALGAKELRPYLEELATKAGTHVSAHPNAGLPNAFGEYDETPAQMAEVVEEFAASGFLNIIGGCCGTTPPHIEAIAKAVAKYAPRAIPEIPRACRLSGLEPFTIDRNSLFVNVGERTNITGSAKFARLIREENYAEALEVAQQQVEAGAQVIDINMDEGMLDSKAAMVTFLNLIASEPDISRVPIMIDSSKWEVIEAGLKCIQGKGIVNSISMKEGVEQFKHHARLCKRYGAAVVVMAFDEAGQADTQARKEEICQRSYDILVNEVGFPPEDIIFDPNIFAVATGIEEHNNYAVDFINACAYIRDNLPYALSSGGVSNVSFSFRGNNPVREAIHSVFLYYAIQNGLTMGIVNAGQLEIYDEIPQELRDKVEDVVLNRSPDATEALLAIADNYKGGGATKEVEDEEWRSHSVEKRLEHALVKGITTWIVEDTEECRQKCARPIEVIEGPLMSGMNVVGDLFGAGKMFLPQVVKSARVMKQAVAHLIPFIEAEKGDKPEAKGKILMATVKGDVHDIGKNIVGVVLGCNGYDIVDLGVMVPAEKILQTAIAEKCDIIGLSGLITPSLDEMVHVAKEMQRQNFHLPLMIGGATTSKAHTAVKIDPQYSNDAVVYVTDASRAVGVATTLLSKEMKPEYARKLREEYAEVRERTANRSARTERLSYEQAIAAKPQFDWAGYQPPVPSFTGVKVLDDIDLNVLAEYIDWTPFFISWDLAGKYPRILTDEVVGEAATSLFNDAQAMLKKLIDEKLIRAKAVFGFWPANQVHHDDLEVYGDDGHKLATLHHLRQQTIKPDGKPNFSLADFVAPKDSGVKDYVGGFITTAGIGAEEVAKAYEAKGDDYSAIMVKALADRLAEACAEWLHERVRKEYWGYQPEEHLDNEALIKEQYVGIRPAPGYPACPDHTEKGTLFKLLDPTGVSGVTLTEHYAMFPAAAVSGWYFAHPQAQYFAVGKVDKDQIERYSARKDQEISTSERWLSPNLGYDN, from the coding sequence ATGATCGACCGTGCCGCACGCCTGCAAGCCCTTCAGCAAGCCCTCAAGGAGCGCATCCTGATCCTCGACGGCGGCATGGGCACCATGATCCAGAGCTACAAGCTGCAGGAAGAGGACTACCGTGGCGCGCGCTTCGCCGACTGGCCGAGCGACGTGAAGGGCAACAACGACCTGCTGCTGCTCAGCCGCCCGGATGTCATTCAGGCCATCGAGAAAGCCTACCTGGACGCCGGCGCCGACATCCTCGAGACCAACACCTTCAACGCCACCCGCGTGTCCCAGGCCGACTACGGCATGGAAGAGCTGGCCTACGAGATGAACGTCGAGGGCGCGCGCCTGGCCCGTGAAGTGGCCGATGCGAAGACCGCCGAGAACCCGGCCAAGCCGCGCTTCGTCGCCGGCGTGCTCGGCCCGACCAGCCGCACCTGCTCGATCTCCCCGGACGTCAACGATCCGGGCTTTCGCAACGTCACCTTCGACGAGCTGGTGGAAAACTACAGCGAAGCCACCCGCGGCCTGATCGAGGGCGGCGCGGACCTGATCCTGATCGAGACCATCTTCGACACCCTGAACGCCAAGGCCGCGATCTTCGCCGTGCAGGGCGTCTATGAAGAACTGGGCGTCGAGCTGCCGATCATGATCTCCGGCACCATCACCGACGCCTCCGGCCGCACCCTGTCCGGCCAGACCACCGAAGCCTTCTGGAACTCGGTGCGCCACGCCAACCCGATCTCCGTCGGCCTGAACTGCGCCCTGGGCGCGAAAGAGCTGCGTCCGTACCTGGAGGAGCTGGCGACCAAGGCCGGGACCCACGTTTCCGCCCACCCCAACGCCGGCCTGCCCAACGCCTTCGGCGAATACGACGAGACCCCGGCGCAGATGGCCGAGGTAGTCGAGGAATTCGCCGCGTCGGGCTTCCTCAACATCATCGGCGGCTGCTGCGGCACCACCCCGCCGCACATCGAAGCCATCGCCAAGGCCGTGGCCAAGTACGCCCCGCGCGCGATCCCCGAGATTCCGCGCGCCTGCCGCCTGTCCGGCCTCGAGCCGTTCACCATCGACCGCAACTCGCTGTTCGTGAACGTCGGCGAGCGCACCAACATCACCGGCTCGGCCAAGTTCGCCCGCCTGATCCGCGAGGAAAACTACGCCGAAGCACTGGAAGTGGCGCAGCAGCAGGTGGAAGCCGGCGCCCAGGTGATCGACATCAACATGGACGAGGGCATGCTGGATTCGAAGGCGGCCATGGTGACTTTCCTCAACCTGATCGCCTCCGAGCCGGACATTTCCCGCGTGCCGATCATGATCGACTCCTCCAAGTGGGAAGTGATCGAAGCGGGCCTGAAATGCATCCAGGGCAAGGGCATCGTCAACTCCATCTCCATGAAGGAAGGCGTTGAGCAGTTCAAGCACCACGCCCGCCTGTGCAAGCGCTACGGCGCCGCCGTGGTGGTGATGGCCTTCGACGAAGCCGGCCAGGCCGACACCCAGGCGCGCAAGGAAGAAATCTGCCAGCGCTCCTACGACATCCTGGTCAACGAAGTGGGCTTCCCGCCGGAAGACATCATCTTCGACCCGAACATCTTCGCGGTCGCCACCGGCATCGAGGAACACAACAACTACGCAGTGGACTTCATCAACGCCTGCGCCTACATCCGCGACAACCTCCCCTACGCGCTGAGCTCGGGCGGGGTGTCCAACGTGTCGTTCTCGTTCCGCGGCAACAACCCGGTGCGCGAAGCGATCCACTCGGTGTTCCTCTACTACGCCATCCAGAACGGCCTGACGATGGGCATCGTCAACGCCGGCCAACTGGAGATCTACGACGAGATCCCGCAGGAGCTGCGCGACAAGGTCGAGGACGTGGTGCTCAACCGCAGCCCGGACGCCACCGAGGCACTGCTGGCCATCGCCGACAACTACAAGGGCGGCGGCGCCACCAAGGAAGTGGAAGACGAGGAATGGCGCAGCCATAGCGTCGAGAAGCGCCTGGAGCACGCACTGGTCAAGGGCATCACCACCTGGATCGTCGAGGACACCGAGGAGTGCCGGCAGAAATGCGCGCGCCCCATCGAGGTCATCGAAGGCCCGCTGATGTCCGGCATGAACGTGGTCGGCGACCTGTTCGGCGCCGGCAAGATGTTCCTCCCTCAGGTGGTGAAGTCCGCCCGCGTGATGAAACAGGCGGTGGCCCACCTGATCCCCTTCATCGAGGCGGAAAAAGGCGACAAGCCCGAGGCCAAGGGCAAGATCCTCATGGCCACGGTGAAGGGCGACGTGCACGACATCGGCAAGAACATCGTCGGCGTGGTGCTGGGCTGCAACGGCTACGACATCGTCGACCTCGGCGTGATGGTCCCGGCGGAGAAGATCCTGCAGACCGCCATCGCCGAGAAGTGCGACATCATCGGCCTGTCCGGCCTGATCACTCCGTCGCTGGACGAGATGGTCCACGTCGCCAAGGAAATGCAGCGGCAGAACTTCCATCTGCCCTTGATGATCGGCGGCGCCACCACGTCCAAGGCGCACACCGCGGTGAAGATCGACCCGCAGTACAGCAACGACGCGGTGGTCTACGTCACCGACGCATCGCGCGCGGTGGGCGTGGCGACCACGCTGCTGTCCAAGGAAATGAAGCCCGAGTACGCCCGCAAGCTGCGCGAGGAATACGCGGAGGTGCGTGAACGCACCGCCAACCGCAGCGCGCGTACCGAACGCCTGAGCTACGAGCAGGCCATCGCCGCCAAGCCGCAGTTCGACTGGGCCGGCTACCAGCCGCCGGTGCCGAGCTTTACCGGCGTGAAGGTGCTGGACGACATCGACCTGAACGTGCTGGCCGAGTACATCGACTGGACGCCCTTCTTCATCTCCTGGGACCTGGCCGGCAAGTACCCGCGCATCCTCACCGACGAAGTCGTCGGCGAGGCGGCCACCAGCCTGTTCAACGACGCCCAGGCGATGCTGAAGAAGCTGATCGACGAGAAACTCATCCGCGCCAAGGCGGTCTTCGGCTTCTGGCCGGCCAACCAGGTGCACCACGACGACCTGGAAGTCTACGGCGACGACGGCCACAAGCTGGCCACCCTGCACCACCTGCGCCAGCAGACCATCAAGCCCGACGGCAAGCCGAACTTCAGCCTGGCCGACTTCGTCGCGCCGAAAGACAGCGGTGTGAAGGACTATGTTGGCGGCTTCATCACCACCGCCGGCATCGGCGCCGAGGAAGTCGCCAAGGCATACGAGGCCAAGGGCGACGACTACAGCGCGATCATGGTCAAGGCCCTGGCCGATCGCCTCGCCGAAGCCTGCGCCGAATGGCTGCACGAGCGCGTGCGCAAGGAATACTGGGGTTACCAGCCCGAGGAGCACCTGGACAACGAGGCGCTGATCAAGGAGCAGTACGTCGGCATTCGCCCGGCGCCCGGCTACCCGGCCTGCCCGGACCACACCGAGAAAGGCACGCTGTTCAAGCTGCTCGATCCCACGGGCGTCTCGGGTGTGACGCTGACCGAGCACTACGCCATGTTCCCCGCCGCCGCCGTCAGCGGCTGGTACTTCGCTCACCCGCAGGCCCAGTACTTCGCCGTGGGCAAGGTCGACAAGGACCAGATCGAACGCTACAGCGCGCGCAAGGACCAGGAAATCAGCACCAGCGAACGCTGGCTGTCGCCGAACCTGGGCTACGACAACTAA
- a CDS encoding fatty acid cis/trans isomerase: MSLRARFTLLIASLAFSAQALAGGLSYTKDIQPIFTEKCVACHACYDSPCQLNLTAAEGAQRGANKLPVYDGARTKAQDTTRLFLDAHGADAWRRKDFWSVLDGRGSQAALMARMIDLGHEHPLVPNAKLPDGLDLSINRANQCPTPDSIDDFVAKNPRSGMPFAVTGLTDAQLKTIKTWLAQGAPVDEQAWQPGQGEAAQIDRWERFLNQPGARQSLVSRWIYEHLYLAHLYFTERGEPGHFFQLVRSRTPSGQPIDPIATRRPNDDPGNTFYYRLWPIQGVIVHKTHITYPLNEARLKRNQELFYGTAWDTDKVPGYGLQHRANPFVTFEAIPARARYQFMLDNAEYFVRTFIRGPVCRGQIATDVIRDNFWALFQDPDHDLYVTDPDFQRQASPLLALPGQIDDVGAMLSQWRAYRDKRNQYEELRQDVYDDAPAPTWADIWAGNDNAVLSIFRQYDSASVRKGLIGGVPQTIWWMDYPLLERTYYGLVVNFDVYGNVAHQAQTRLYFDLIRNGAEQNFLRLMPVAARQKLLDDWYQTSGKLKMWADYYNNDSDAPTGLFLPEKGAKLAFAKQLLKHYVALNARPDPINLCENGACYRNNVAAPLQDAEQAFSRLVSRPAAGLPVIDQFPEATILRVELPDGQREIYTVLRNRAHSNVAFIMGESMRYQPGLDTLTIYPGVLSSYPNFMFDFKASEAGEFVSALEQVKTAADFEKVADRWGIRRSHPQFWFYFHDLDAYLRETEPVEAGVLDMNRYENL, translated from the coding sequence ATGTCCCTGCGAGCCCGCTTCACGTTGCTCATCGCATCCCTGGCGTTTTCGGCGCAGGCCCTGGCGGGAGGACTGTCCTACACCAAGGACATCCAGCCGATCTTCACCGAGAAGTGCGTGGCCTGCCACGCCTGCTACGACTCGCCCTGCCAGCTCAACCTGACCGCCGCCGAAGGCGCGCAGCGCGGGGCGAACAAGCTGCCGGTGTACGACGGCGCGCGAACCAAGGCTCAGGACACGACGCGGCTGTTCCTCGACGCCCACGGCGCGGATGCCTGGCGGCGCAAGGACTTCTGGTCGGTGCTCGATGGCCGTGGCAGCCAGGCGGCGCTGATGGCACGGATGATCGACCTGGGGCACGAGCACCCGTTGGTGCCGAACGCGAAGCTCCCCGATGGGCTGGACCTGTCGATCAACCGCGCCAACCAGTGCCCGACGCCTGACAGCATCGATGATTTCGTGGCGAAGAACCCGCGCAGCGGCATGCCGTTTGCCGTCACCGGCCTGACCGATGCGCAGCTGAAAACCATCAAGACCTGGCTGGCCCAGGGCGCGCCGGTGGACGAGCAGGCCTGGCAGCCGGGCCAGGGCGAAGCGGCGCAGATCGACCGCTGGGAGCGCTTCCTCAACCAGCCCGGCGCCCGCCAGAGCCTGGTGTCGCGCTGGATCTACGAGCACCTGTACCTCGCCCACCTGTACTTCACCGAGCGCGGCGAGCCGGGTCACTTCTTCCAGCTGGTGCGCTCGCGCACGCCCAGCGGCCAGCCCATCGACCCCATCGCCACGCGGCGGCCCAACGACGATCCGGGCAATACCTTCTATTACCGCCTGTGGCCGATCCAGGGTGTGATCGTGCACAAGACGCACATCACCTATCCGCTCAACGAGGCCCGTCTCAAGCGCAACCAGGAGCTGTTCTATGGCACCGCCTGGGATACCGACAAGGTGCCGGGCTACGGGCTGCAGCACCGCGCCAACCCGTTCGTGACCTTCGAGGCGATCCCGGCGCGGGCGCGCTACCAGTTCATGCTGGACAATGCCGAGTACTTCGTCCGCACCTTCATCCGCGGGCCGGTCTGCCGCGGGCAGATCGCCACCGACGTGATCCGCGACAACTTCTGGGCGCTGTTCCAGGACCCGGACCACGACCTCTACGTCACCGACCCCGACTTCCAGCGCCAGGCCTCGCCGCTGCTGGCGCTGCCGGGGCAGATCGATGACGTGGGCGCGATGCTCTCGCAGTGGCGCGCCTACCGCGACAAGCGCAACCAGTACGAGGAGCTGCGCCAGGACGTCTACGACGACGCGCCGGCGCCGACCTGGGCGGACATCTGGGCCGGCAACGACAACGCCGTGCTGAGCATCTTCCGCCAGTACGACAGCGCCTCGGTGCGCAAGGGCCTGATCGGTGGCGTACCGCAGACGATCTGGTGGATGGACTATCCGCTGCTGGAGCGCACCTACTACGGCCTGGTGGTGAACTTCGACGTGTATGGCAACGTCGCCCATCAGGCGCAGACCCGCCTGTATTTCGACCTGATCCGCAATGGCGCGGAGCAGAACTTCCTGCGCCTGATGCCGGTGGCCGCGCGGCAGAAGCTGCTCGACGACTGGTACCAGACCAGCGGCAAGCTGAAGATGTGGGCCGATTACTACAACAACGACAGCGACGCGCCGACCGGGCTGTTCCTGCCGGAGAAGGGCGCCAAGCTGGCCTTTGCCAAACAGTTGCTCAAGCACTACGTGGCGCTCAACGCGCGGCCCGACCCGATCAACCTCTGCGAGAACGGCGCCTGCTACCGCAACAATGTCGCCGCGCCGCTGCAGGACGCCGAGCAGGCCTTCAGCCGGCTGGTCAGCCGCCCGGCCGCCGGGCTGCCTGTGATCGACCAGTTCCCCGAGGCGACCATCCTGCGCGTCGAGCTTCCGGACGGTCAGCGCGAGATCTACACCGTGCTGCGCAACCGCGCGCACAGCAACGTCGCGTTCATCATGGGCGAATCCATGCGCTACCAGCCCGGCCTGGATACGCTGACCATCTACCCCGGCGTGCTGTCGAGCTACCCGAACTTCATGTTCGACTTCAAGGCCAGCGAGGCCGGCGAGTTCGTCAGTGCGCTGGAACAGGTGAAAACCGCCGCGGACTTCGAGAAGGTCGCCGATCGCTGGGGCATCCGCCGCAGCCACCCGCAGTTCTGGTTCTACTTCCACGACCTGGACGCCTACCTGCGTGAAACCGAGCCGGTGGAGGCGGGCGTGCTGGACATGAATCGCTACGAGAACCTGTGA
- the nfuA gene encoding Fe-S biogenesis protein NfuA — translation MSAITITEAAQDYLAELLSKQDTPGIGIRIFITQPGTQYAETCIAYCKPGEQKPEDTPVGLKDFTAYIDAISEPFLEDAIVDYATDRMGGQLTIKAPNAKVPMVNEDSPITERINYYLQTEINPGLASHGGQVSLVDVVEDNIAVLRFGGGCQGCGAVEMTLKDGVEKTLIERIPELKGVRDVTDHSNRENAYY, via the coding sequence ATGAGCGCTATCACCATTACCGAAGCCGCACAGGATTACCTGGCCGAGCTGCTGTCCAAGCAGGACACCCCCGGCATCGGCATTCGCATCTTCATCACCCAGCCGGGCACCCAGTACGCCGAAACCTGCATCGCCTACTGCAAGCCGGGCGAGCAGAAGCCGGAAGACACCCCGGTCGGCCTGAAGGATTTCACTGCCTACATCGACGCGATCAGCGAGCCGTTCCTGGAAGACGCCATCGTCGATTACGCCACCGACCGCATGGGCGGCCAGCTGACCATCAAGGCGCCCAACGCCAAGGTGCCGATGGTCAACGAAGACAGCCCGATCACCGAGCGCATCAACTACTACCTGCAGACCGAGATCAACCCCGGTCTGGCCAGCCATGGCGGCCAGGTGAGCCTGGTGGACGTGGTCGAGGACAACATCGCCGTGTTGCGTTTCGGTGGTGGTTGCCAGGGCTGCGGCGCAGTCGAGATGACCCTCAAGGATGGTGTCGAGAAGACCCTGATCGAGCGCATCCCGGAGCTGAAAGGCGTTCGTGACGTGACCGACCACAGCAACCGCGAGAACGCCTACTACTGA
- a CDS encoding DUF1272 domain-containing protein — MLELRPGCECCDRDLPGDSADALICSFECTFCRDCAEQVLHGRCPNCGGELVPRPRRPLQKLAANPASTQRVHNPAGCQG, encoded by the coding sequence ATGCTCGAACTCCGCCCCGGCTGCGAATGCTGCGACCGCGACCTGCCCGGCGACAGCGCCGACGCCCTCATCTGCAGCTTCGAGTGCACCTTCTGCCGCGACTGTGCCGAGCAGGTGCTGCACGGCCGGTGCCCGAACTGCGGCGGCGAACTGGTGCCCCGCCCCCGCCGCCCGTTGCAGAAGCTCGCGGCCAACCCGGCCTCGACCCAGCGGGTGCACAACCCAGCCGGGTGCCAGGGCTGA